The window ATAGTCAAGTTGGGGTAGGGCAAGCATTTAGACTAGTACAGCAAAGTGGGGGCAGTAGAAGTAAGGTTTGATCAATCTTAGTTGCTTTAAACTATATATAGAAAGCTTTTTTCCAGAGGCTGGAAATTTGGGGTTAGGATACCAAGTACCTTGGAAGTTTTTTCCTCATTTAGCGTTGTGCCAGAGGGTAGGATTAGGGTCGTGGAGACAGTCTATGTGGCAGTGTGGgaccagagtagttttgtttaggtggtgtttaattttaatttgttggCGTGTCCAAGAATAGATTTTTTTCTATACCTTTGGAAACTTAACAACTGGATTGAGTGCAATTAAGAGAAAGATGTTGTCTGCTTAGGAGAGCAGACATTCATCATCGGTGAAGGGTAGGTTGCCTAAGATGctcataaatatgttgaagagtactgGGAAAAGTGGGGACCCCTGGGGCACACCATAATGCTATCCAGCTCTGAGAGAAGGACCTGTCTTTCCATACATAGTATTCTCTGTTTGTCAGGAACTCTTTGAACGAGTTGAAGACTGTTCTGCTTAGACCCAATTCATTGAGTTTACTCAGTAGGAGCTCTTGATCGACAGAATTGAATGCAACTGATATGTCGAACTGGAGGAGAATTGATTATTGCCCAGTTCTCAACATCTACTTAGCTTTCATTGTTAGTGTTAGTAGTGCTGTGTTGGGCTCTGAAGCCATATAGAAAAGGGTATAGGCAGGAGCAgagggaaaaggggggagggagtggaccgccctgggtgccatcctGGTGGGGTTGCTGGCACCTTTCTACCCCCCTTGATGCCacgctcacgccctcccttccctccctcctgtacAACTTTAAatcttagaatattgtgtgcaattctggaggccgcaccttcaaaaagatataaaaaggatggagtcggtccagaggaaggctactaaaatggtgtgtggtcttcatcataaggcgtatggggacagatttaaagatctcaatctgtatactttggaggtaagggaagatatgatagagatgtttaaatacctatgtaatgtaaatgcacatgagttgagtctctttcatttgaaaggaaactgcaatgagagggcataggatgaagttaagaggtgagaggctccggagtaatctgaggaaatacttttttacagaagaggtggtggagacagagactgagtctgaattcaagagggcctgggataggcacatggtatctctcagagagagaaagagataatggttactgaggatgggcagactggttgggccatttggcctttatctgccatcatgtttctatgtttcatcagtgagagcaacttctccggcctgctgcttgcaccatcctgactcccctctgaaatcacttcctggtcatggggctaggaagtgacgtcagagggaaagccaatagtGCGAATAGCAGGCCTGAGAAGCTGCTCCCATTGAtggagatttaaagaggtacagggagagGGGGATGCAGAAGGAGCGGGGGAGCAGAGAAGCGTGCAGGGGgagtgcctcctaccctcgctacgccactaggCAGAAGAATTTGTGTAGGTTGTGAGATTTGTACAAACTAGCATTTCAAATAGCTTGGTGAGCAGAGGTATTCcagctatgggtctgaaattagATGTTGAGGTTGTGTCTGCTCCTTCattttttttggaattggggtgagtGCAGTGCGACCCATTTGTGTGGGTACCTGACCCATTTTTAAGAGATTGTTCAACAGTGAGACCAGCAAAGGCATAAGTTAATTTGaagataaaaatagccttactgagtcagaccaatgattcatcaagcccagtagcccattctcacggtggccaatccaggtcccaagtacctggcccaaactcaaggagtagcaacattccatgctaccaatccagggcaagcagtggctttccccatgtctttctcaataacagactatgatcttttcctccaggaacttgtccaaacttttcttaaaaccagctacgctatccgctcttaccacatcctctggcaacgcgctccagagcttaactattctctgagtgaaaaaatatttcctcctattggttttaaaagtatttccctgtaacttcatcgagtgtcccctagtctttgtaatttttgacaaagtgaaaaatcatccacttgtacccgttctactccactcaggattatgtggacttcaatcatatctcctcttaaGTGTTGTGTGTTTCTAATAAATCATTGTTTCTAATAAACCATTGTTTTTAAGTTGCATATTCATAAATGAGGTTGTTGTTTCGAATGTTCATGAGGGTTTTTTTAGGGTCcttgattgaaatctggaactgataagtctCAGACTTAAATCTTTATGATTTCCAACAAtctctgagcaggtttctgagatcctttttcctctcattTAACTAACATCTATTTCTTGGTTCAGAATAAGCCAATATTTTGTTCAGGCAGAACAAGaaatgcctcaccaatttgcttcctTTCTTTGGAACTATAAATATGGTGtatatagattttcagaaggcatttgacaaagtccctcatgagagacacctgagaaaattaaaaacccatgggataggaggcaatgtttttgtggattaggaactggctAATGGATAGAGAACAgaggggtagggttaaatggctgtTTTTCATGATGGAGTGCCATAGGGATCTGTACGGGGATctgtttaaaatatttataaatggtcTAGAAATCTGAATGACAAAtgaagtaattaaatttgcagatgacacaaaactattcaatgTTGTTAAAACATGTggagtgtgaaaaattgcaggaagactgagcatccaaatggtaaatgaaatttaatgtagacaaatgcaaagtgatgcacattgggaagaataatccaaatcattacTACTACTGCCGGGGGGTATTGCTTGATggtggcaaaattttctggcaggtctgagctgtcaagccttacgtTCCTGTCAATGGCTGAGCCAATCAGTACTCAGACattgaccagaaagtaaggctacgacagctcagatctgccggaaaattttgctcgcaaatgtaggacagtgaggttagggaatcacccagcAATAATAGAGAATCGCCTGAATCACTCggttaaatattaatgacctcgtaatacatttgcatggcagtgtgggagactgctaggaagcttgaATAAGACTACGGTAAGCTATTTTGATAATCCATCACTAAAATACATGAActctaaactggctggaaccagtttagcaaccacattaaagttttgagaatctttcccTGAGTCTTGATATCCCTGTGTTTCAGctcttatataataataataataacagtttatataccgcaggaccgtgaagtcctatgcggtttacaatgaataaaaatgctacaaattgagtagaactaacaaagttagagTTTAATGACTAACAGTTTTAGAGATCATTTGTTGTGGGATACTGTGATGGACAGGATCACTCAGCTTTTTCTTGCTTTCTTTTTCCTGGCAGATTAAGAGGACTTGGACACCAGATGGAAGATAGAAAAATTACAGACTTGTGGGAGTTGCACGGCCACTATGACGTCATCGTAAACTGCTCAGGGCTTGGAGCGCGAACCCTTGTGGGGGATTCAGAACTCTACCCCGTCAGAGGCCAGGTACTGAAAGTACAGGCTCCCTGGGTGACTCACTTCATTCGAGTTGGTGATGGATCTACCTACATCTACCCAGGGATGTGTAGTGTAACCCTTGGTGGAACGAGGCAGAAAGATGACTGGAGATTGTCAGTGGATTCCACTACCAGCCAGGATATCCTAAACCGCTGCTGTACTCTGGAGCCCTCCCTGAAGAAGGCCTATGGGATAACAGAGTATGTTGGACTCAGGCCTACCAGATCGGCCATCAGAGTGGAGAAGGAGATGCTGCTTCGAAACGGTTCCCAGCTACCTGTGGTCCACAAttatgggcatggtggaggtggATTCTCTGTGCACTGGGGTACTGCCCAAGAGGCAACACACCTTGTAGAAGAGCTCATAGTACCACTCCAAGGCTCCTTAGCAAAAGCGAAACTCTAGGAGTCTATATGAGTGCTAGTGAGCTAGAGCCTGACTCTCTCTCAAGGTGCTGGACTTTAATTTTTCGTTGTGTTGTTTCTCCTTATTTTAGCTCCCATCTTTACCAGGGAGTCATCACAACCATGGTCTCTCTCCTTCATCCTCCTCCTCCGGTTTCAGTCAAGAAGCTGTCGTATGAATGTCTTCTTACCTTACTTCCCATTTGACTTTCATTAGAAAATTGCATTAGCCATGTGCCTTTCAGTCTATGAACAGTACTTGTGTAATATCCACAAAGCTTCTGGCTTGCTCCTGTGAAAGGTATCACAATTCGCCAAGGCTTTATCTGTTGGTCACAAACTCATTTGTTAAATGGTCCACCATCCCTAAAGCATTCTGCTAATTGGCACGCTCAGCACAGTACACAAACACAGACTGTCTATATGGGACATGATGGGAGGAGAAAAACACTTTTTACTCTGGATTCTTGGCCACCTGAATCATTGTATCTGAAGGGTaggaagtagtgctgcccgatttacaatttgaatcagttcaccgattcacttcaggtgaatcgaattgaatctatttaaaaaaaaataataaataaatcagcctcccgatttggtaactgaccctccctcccttaccccctaaatcaggagcggcagcgctgctgcacctgctttagagggcgaggggggagggtcggctttccccctggcctccccctcCCGCGTATccatttacctcatttcagcagcctgcagtgAGGATCGCTTGtgctagcgatctctgcaagtTGCTATAGGTCTTGGGAGCTGTTtactctgccgcgatcctgcctctgatgtcagaggaggggcgggaccatggcagagggatgCACAGGAGGTCAGGGGGAACACACAGACCTTCCGGAGGGGGGGTGTAGTCCTTCTGGGGTGCTGGTTCAGGCCTTCagcagggacaggcaggccttcagaggtgaggggacaggcctttggtggggaggagaggagagaagacacccctgcaaattcagaaaaaaactgaagctgaggtaggggatgaccacacaacaggagaaagagggagaacacAGGAAGACGTCCCCCCGCCCAAAGAGCCGAACACAATTTCAAATGTATTGCAGGAGGAAGAAGATTGGCCCTACACCATGGACATGGACTTATGACCCCCAAGGAACCcccaaataaagaagatggggatcatcataggtgactccattatacgtcacgtggacagccacactgcaggaggaagaggacagaatcgtcacctgcctgcctgaagcaagagtgaaggatgtggccaacaggatctccaggatcatagacagcgcagggggagaggacactgctgtgcttatccacgtgggaactaacgatgtgagcgggcggaagtacgacagggaagagatgaagggccagctctgctcactcggaagaaaactgaagatcggGGAGGTGAAGGTgatttctccgagatcctcccggtaccaaaagcggatggaaagagacaagggtaattgcaagcgatcaacgcctggatgagacgatggtgcgaagaggaaggctttgacttcgtgcacAACTgaacggcgttctggggaaaaagcaagtactacaaaaaggacggactacacctcaacaaggaaggagcaagagtattggtaggcaacatgaagaaggccatcgagaaggctttaaactaaaagacaggggaaagccgacagtcgatagCCCGGGCGACATGATGCCCTGAAGAAGGAACCACGGGCAACTACTCAGACACAGAAGGGGACgatctcacagcaaataagggagacaggcaggaaggGACGACTCAGACActggaggggatgaccacacaacaaacaagggagacaacacaggagcagaaaaggataccgtgaaagaaacagtagagacagcTAAGCGTAGAaatccaagaaggtaacacaaagagaactcaaatgtatttatacgaatgctagaagtctgagaaacaaaatgggagaattagagacaatagcaagaaacgatgaactggaaatcattggcataacagaaacatggtggaatgataaaaacaaatgggacacagtactacagagatacaaactatacagaagagatagagtggggcagaaaggtggaggtattgccctatatgttcaggaaggagtagaatctgttggagTAGTTACaacggaaaggaaagagaagctggagtccctctggatcaagattcctagtaACAATGGCGcaaacacaaaaattggcctttactatcgacccccaggacagacggatgagacagactcagaaatgatggaggaaatcaaacaagaatgcaagacaggcaatgtaataatcttgggagacttcaattttccGGGGATAGACTGAAACTTGGGAACCTTCAACTgcagcaaggaggccaagttcctggaggcgctaggggattgcttcctggaacacaTGGTaagagagccgacaagaggcaacgccaccttggacttggtcctaaatgtcCTCacaggaccgacaaaagaagtagaggtCACggcccgctggggacgagcgatcacaacatgatcaactttaaacttgacatcgggaaaggaaaacttaaccacgaccttaaactttaaaaagggtaaatacgaacgca is drawn from Geotrypetes seraphini chromosome 3, aGeoSer1.1, whole genome shotgun sequence and contains these coding sequences:
- the DDO gene encoding D-aspartate oxidase, translated to MPARRVAVIGGGLVGFSTAVCISKCLPQCSVTVIADKFTPNTTSDVAAGILIPHPYPDTPIGLQKRWFQETFSYLLTICNSAEAADAGIHLLSGWQICQTAPEEKFPFWADVVLGFRIMTEAELEKFPEHHFGQAFTTLKCDSQRYLRWLESRLRGLGHQMEDRKITDLWELHGHYDVIVNCSGLGARTLVGDSELYPVRGQVLKVQAPWVTHFIRVGDGSTYIYPGMCSVTLGGTRQKDDWRLSVDSTTSQDILNRCCTLEPSLKKAYGITEYVGLRPTRSAIRVEKEMLLRNGSQLPVVHNYGHGGGGFSVHWGTAQEATHLVEELIVPLQGSLAKAKL